The Schistocerca americana isolate TAMUIC-IGC-003095 chromosome 5, iqSchAmer2.1, whole genome shotgun sequence genome includes a window with the following:
- the LOC124616050 gene encoding calsequestrin-2-like codes for MTKLLQLVKEGFETISQDDWSAYCLHVEKLEREYWVKDGVMEDIIDAIVINLESDDDEDDDDDDSNDSDNVDDDL; via the exons atgacgaagttgctgcagttggtgaaagaag GTTTTGAAACGATAAGTCAAGATGACTGGAGTGCATACTGCCTCCATGTGGAGAAACTTGAAAGAGAATATTGGGTTAAGGATGGGGTTATGGAAGACATAATAGACGctatagttattaatttagaaagtgatgacgacgaggacgacgacgacgacgacagtaatgatagtgacaatgttgatgatgacctctaa